In one Candidatus Babeliales bacterium genomic region, the following are encoded:
- a CDS encoding XRE family transcriptional regulator yields MSLSTELRVKELLREKGWTTRVLAEKTGMSESYLTHIKNGTRRWNEDSLRKLANAFEITPTDLFMQRRKRTDNIDNNVSLPEKTDVSLKLGVVPVVGDIPSNPSPYTNQLMQITTGFKDIFVPGLNLTDSSMFALAIDNNSMAPMFNKNDLILISPEVWMRTGDVGAVEYGNDTPKKAIMRVTYADDFILLSPVNHKDAPVALIRGKDYFRIIGRVVQRIQNFA; encoded by the coding sequence ATGTCTCTTTCAACCGAGCTTCGGGTTAAAGAATTACTTAGAGAGAAAGGGTGGACCACTAGGGTTTTAGCAGAAAAAACAGGGATGTCCGAAAGTTATTTGACACATATTAAAAATGGCACAAGAAGATGGAACGAGGATTCCTTAAGAAAGCTAGCAAACGCTTTTGAGATCACTCCGACCGATCTTTTTATGCAGCGTCGCAAAAGAACCGATAACATTGATAACAATGTTAGTTTGCCAGAAAAAACAGATGTGAGCTTAAAGCTTGGCGTAGTGCCAGTTGTGGGCGATATTCCATCAAATCCGTCACCATACACCAATCAATTAATGCAGATTACAACAGGCTTTAAGGACATTTTTGTTCCAGGGCTGAATTTAACCGATTCATCTATGTTTGCATTGGCAATTGATAATAACAGTATGGCTCCTATGTTTAACAAAAACGATTTGATCTTGATTTCTCCTGAAGTTTGGATGAGAACTGGTGACGTCGGAGCTGTTGAGTATGGCAACGATACACCGAAAAAAGCTATCATGCGTGTGACTTATGCTGATGATTTTATTCTTTTGTCACCAGTTAATCATAAAGACGCTCCTGTAGCCTTAATTCGTGGAAAAGATTACTTTAGAATCATTGGACGAGTCGTTCAAAGAATCCAAAATTTTGCATAA
- a CDS encoding ribonuclease HII encodes MINKKMYTFEQEHWDKGLQVCGMDEVGRGCLAGPVVTCAVILCENVYHPNLIDSKKLSPVKLREVYKWLINHCTYNIAVSSSRIIDKHNIYQATAMTMKSSLLHLFDKAPKLPSLILVDAMPITLASTPYKDIEIQSFTQGESKSASIAAASIIAKVTRDAIITRMNETFPSYELSSHKGYATAKHQACLRTHQASIIHRQTFLKNFLTELHHEQQSLFL; translated from the coding sequence ATGATCAATAAAAAGATGTATACCTTTGAACAAGAACATTGGGACAAAGGCCTCCAGGTCTGCGGAATGGATGAAGTTGGTAGAGGGTGCCTTGCTGGACCAGTTGTAACCTGCGCAGTTATTCTCTGTGAAAACGTCTATCATCCAAATCTCATTGATTCAAAAAAGCTATCTCCGGTAAAATTACGAGAAGTTTACAAATGGTTAATAAACCATTGCACGTACAACATTGCAGTAAGTAGCTCTCGAATTATTGACAAGCATAATATTTACCAAGCAACGGCGATGACCATGAAAAGCTCTCTTTTGCACCTTTTTGACAAAGCGCCTAAACTTCCGAGCCTTATCCTTGTTGATGCTATGCCAATTACTCTTGCGTCAACACCTTACAAAGATATAGAAATTCAATCATTTACTCAGGGTGAATCGAAATCAGCATCGATTGCAGCAGCTTCGATCATAGCAAAAGTAACTCGAGACGCTATCATCACACGCATGAATGAAACTTTCCCATCGTACGAATTATCAAGCCATAAAGGCTACGCTACCGCTAAACATCAAGCTTGTTTGCGCACGCATCAAGCGTCAATTATTCATCGACAGACTTTTTTAAAAAATTTTTTAACGGAACTACACCATGAACAACAATCACTTTTTCTCTGA